One window of the Vicia villosa cultivar HV-30 ecotype Madison, WI unplaced genomic scaffold, Vvil1.0 ctg.001415F_1_1, whole genome shotgun sequence genome contains the following:
- the LOC131635044 gene encoding uncharacterized protein LOC131635044: protein MILTEYEIQYTTQKAIKGSVLADHLAHQAVNDYQSMNFEFPDEDIMLVNDYEEPGLDEGPEPGSRWTMVFYGASNALGNGIGVVIISPKGGHTPFTARLCFDCTNNMVEYEACIMGLKSAIDLRIKFLEVYGDSALVISQIKGEWDTKHPNLIPYKEHVLTLIPYFEEITFEHIPREENQLADALATMSSMFKVRWDNEAPMITIERLYEPAHCCEIVTKEVDEKPWFYEVKRYLEAQEYLEGESINDRKFLRRFSAKFFPKRFRTIKPKLGRRIMEPPWFLECPGIAAKSAGKIPSDSASEFAGGKVDEDEQCRRPVDYTRRTSIGPSNNFLFSLHYSWLRTRS, encoded by the exons atgatattgACAGAGTACGAAATTCAGTATACCACACAGAAGGCAATTAAGGGAAGTGTACTAGCTGATCATTTGGCTCATCAAGCGGTAAACGACTATCAGTCCATGAATTTTGagttcccagatgaagatattatgcttgTTAATGATTATGAAGAGCCTGGTctggatgaaggacctgaaccaggatcccgatggactatggttttttacGGAGCTTCGAACGCACTGGGTAATGGTATTGGTGTTGTGATTATCTCTCCCAAAGGTGGTCATACGCCGTTCACTGCGAGACTATgttttgactgcaccaacaatatggtcGAATATGAAGCGTGCATCATGGGTCTCAAATCCGCAATCGACTTGAGAATCAAATTTCTAGAAGTATATGGGGACTCAGCCTTAGTAatcagtcagatcaaaggagaatgggacacgaaacATCCCAATCTCATCCCTTACAAGGAGCATGTGTTGACTTTGATCCCTTATtttgaagagattacttttgagcATATCCCGCGAGAAGAGAACCAGTTGGCAGACGCGctggctaccatgtcatctatgttcaaagtcaggtgggacaatgaggcaccCATGATCACTATTGAAAGATTGTATGAGCCGGCACATTGTTGTGAGATTGTTACAAAAGAAGTAGACGAGAAGCCTTGGTTCTACGAAGTAAAGAGATACCTCGAAGCTCAGGAATATCTTGAAGGGGAATCCATCAATGATAGGAAATTTCTAAGAAGGTTCTCTGCCAAGTTCTTCCCAA AACGGTTTAGAACCATTAAACCGAAGCTTGGACGTAGAATCATGGAaccaccatg GTTTTTAGAATGTCCAGGAATTGCTgcgaaatccgcaggtaaaatccCAAGTGATTCCGCAAGTGAATTCGCAGGGGGAAAGGTAGACGAAGATGAACAGTGTAGGAGACCAGTTGACTACACGCGGCGAACATCCATTGGCCCGTCAAATAATTTCCTTTTCTCTCTCCATTATAGTTGGCTGCGGACAAGGAGCTAG
- the LOC131635043 gene encoding uncharacterized protein LOC131635043 has translation MSLNQAWQHLLKAKLLTRVAPPNINTSSPRYDPNARCEYHSDCVGHDTNNCWTLKHKVQDMIDAGEIEFDPPETPNVITAPMPKHDKAVNAINQDSYVTSVMNLTTPLPLIKKKLLQAGLFPGCVEDCLAQNLKFEDVSVISKTPVRIPTKGPIRITVEPKVAPLIITKPGPIPYSSDKAVPWSYGNDVYIHGVKQEALNDEPVKILNPDVDNIVGTSKVTRSGRIFSPEISPDANTSTQIPVSDSTADERGNGPLLEPVQTPVEATTEEVSQKEMDEILKIIRKSDYDVIEQLGHTSSKISMLSLLTCFEAHAKALMKFLKAGHVPQEIFVNQFENCVVSLTTSNYLGFSDADLTPTGKGHNKALHISIECKGTTVSHVLVDNGSSLNVLPKMVLDRIDSEGMILKPSDVVVKVFDGSKSTVYEEVELPIRVGSQTFNSLFHVMDIHPAYSCLLGRPWIHGASAVTSTLHQKLKYPANGKIVTVHGEEEYVVSYVNEYKYVEVNGEFIETPYQTFELVPQVVSAAKHTSTVHKVTRIPLTMASLKDAKAVVEEGGCTIWGQLIDVPYRFDKLGLGCTTGTRKSNYHTRPGGLMSHFISKGVNDLEDGESNCDLDKWIFPTLDNGLNNWKTGDVISISFIQE, from the exons ATGTCATTAAATCAGGCATGGCAACACCTGCTGAAGGCAAAATTACTTACACGAGTAGCTCCTCCAAACATCAATACATCTTCTCCTCGCTATGATCCTAAcgcaaggtgtgagtaccattctgacTGTGTGGGGCATGATACCAACAACTGTTGGACACTGAAACACAAGGTCCAGGATATGATTGATGCTGGGGAAATCGAGTTTGACCCTCCTGAGACTCCCAATGttatcaccgctcctatgccaaagcatgacaaagcAGTCAATGCTATCAACCAGGATTCTTATGTTACTAGCGTGATGAACTTGACAACTCCTCTCCCTCTtatcaagaagaagttgttgcaaGCCGGTTTATTTCCGGGTTGTGTTGAAGACT GTCTAGCTcagaatttgaaattcgaagacgtgTCTGTGATCTCTAAGACCCCTGTGAGAATTCCTACCAAAGGCCCCATAAGAATCACCGTTGAGCCTAAGGTAGCTCCCTTGATCATTACCAAGCCTGGTCCAATCCCGTACTCCTCTGACAAGGCTGTCCCCTGGAGCTATGGCAATGATGTGTACATCCATGGTGTGAAACAAGAAGCCCTGAATGATGAGCCCGTTAAAATTCTCAATCCTGACGTTGACAATATCGTGGGGACTAGTAAGGTTACAAGAAGCGGAAGGATTTTCTCCCCGGAAATCTCTCCAGATGCCAATACCTCGACCCAAATTCCTGTTTCTGATTCAACTGCTGATGAGAGAGGAAATGGACCATTGTTGGAACCAGTTCAGACACCAGTTGAAGCTACTACTGAAGAAGTCTCCCAGAAAGAAATGGATGAAATCCTAAAGATCATCCGGAAAAGTGATTATGACGTGATCGAACAGTTGGGGCACACTTCCTCCAAGATATCCATGCTATCATTGTTAACCTGTTTTGAGGCTCATGCTAAGGCTCTGATGAAGTTTCTAAAAGCTGGGcacgtgccacaagagatttttgTTAATCAATTCGAGAACTGTGTTGTGAGCTTGACAACCAGCAACTAtttggggttttctgatgctgatttgACTCCCACTGGAAAAGGTCATAACAAGGCCTTGCACATCTCCATTGAGTGTAAGGGCACTACtgtgtctcatgtgctggtggaTAACGGTTCCTCGTTGAATGTGTTGCCTAAAATGGTGCTGGATAGAATTGATTCTGAAGGGATGATACTGAAACCCAGTGATGTGGTGGTAAAGGTTTTCGATGGGTCGAAGAGTACGGTCTACGAAGAGGTTGAGCTCCCTATCAGAGTAGGTTCTCAGACTTTCAACTCCTTGTTCCATGTGATGGATATCCACCCCGCTTATTCCTGCTTGCTTGGGCGCccgtggatacatggggcaagtgcTGTAACATCTACTTTGCATCAGAAGCTGAAGTACCCTGCAAATGGCAAGATCGTCACTGTGCATggggaagaagaatatgtggttagctaTGTGAATGAGTACAAATATGTTGAAGTAAATGGAGAATTCATCGAGACTCCTTACCAGACTTTTGAATTGGTTCCTCAGGTTGTCTCTGCTGCCAAGCACACTTCTACTGTTCATAAAGTTACCCGGATCCCTCTGACAATGGCTTCTCTAAAGGATGCTAAGGCTGTggttgaagaaggtggttgtacTATTTGGGGCCAACTCATTGACGTCCCCTATAGGTTTGACAAGCTTGGGCTAGGTTGTACTACTGGAACTCGGAAGAGTAATTATCACACCCGCcctggaggattaatgtctcaCTTCATCAGCAAGGGAGTCAATGATTTAGAAGATGGTGAGAGCAACTGCGATCTagacaagtggatctttcctacacTTGACAATGGGCTGAATAACTGGAAGACCGGAGATGTTATCTCTATCTCCTTCATCCAGGAGTAA